A segment of the Flavobacteriales bacterium genome:
GAGCTGCAGCGCATGGACAAGGAGATGCCGAAGCTGGAAGCGCGCAAGGAGGAGCTCTTGGCGACCATGGCCACCGGCGGCACCGATCACCACAAGATGATGGAGCACAGCATCGAGCTCGAGAAGACCATCGCAGCGCTGGATCTCATGATGGACCGGTGGCTGGAGCTTTCGGAGAGGATAGGTTGAGGGTCGCAGGTTGGCTCAGGAAATGGTTGAGGCCTCCGCGGCATGGCAACCTGCAACCCCTAAGAACAGAGGCGGCCGCGCACCGGCCTCAATGCCCAACCTTGCGCCGATCAGAACTTGGCGCAAGGCACCACGCGGCGCTTGCTCATGCTGCGCTTCTTGCTGCGCGAGGCCATCTCGTAGCCCAGCGTGATCTCATGCGCTCCACCGCTTTGCCCGGCGAGGCGTGACACCGTGAGGTCGTAACTGTATCCGATCCGCAGGTCATTGATGATGACGCCGCCGAGGAATGCCAGGGCATCACGGTTCGCGAAGCCCTGGGCGTAGCGCTTGACCAAGGGGATGCCACGGTACCACAGCCCCGCGTAGAATGGCGACCGCTCGAAGTACCCGCCAAGGTCGAGCTGATCATACTTCTCCTGCGAGCGGTAATTGAAGGCGAGCACCAGGTTCTGCGGGTGCTGCTTGATGATGGGCGTGCGGAACGTCGTGCGCCAGCCGCCATGCATGCTGAACTTGATGGGCATGCGCGCCTCGTTGCCCAGCAGTGATTGATTCGGGCGGTTGAGATGGTGGAAGCTCGTGCCCAGCCAATACTTCGGAGTGAAGTAGAGCAGCCCTCCCCCGAAATCGGCGTAGTTGACGCTGCGGCCCGCGAGGTATTCATAGGTGCCCACGTCACCGCCGCGCGCCAGCTGATCGCTGAAGACCAGCTTCGAGTAGTCCACCGCATGATTTGCCCAGCCGATCTGGAGCGCTGGACGCAGGAAGACCTTCCGCTTCAGCTCGATCTCGTATGCATACTGGCCAGTGATGCTGCTGTACCGAAGCGCGCCGCTTCCGGCCTTGTCATGCGACACCAGCAGGCCCACGCCGCTGTTAACGCCGGGCATGTAGTGATCGAGCGCGAAATTGCTGCTGATGAAGGCGCCGGGGAATGCGGGCCATTGATCGCGCACAGCTACGCCCATGCGGGTCTGTGTCCCGGTGCCTGCGAACGCCGGGCTCACGAAGGTGGGCAGGGCATAGAACTGCGAGAACTGCGCGTCCTGGGCCGTCAGCGCGAAAGCTGCCAACAGCCCTGACAACGTTGCTCTCGTGCGCGGCCCATTCATGCTACTTCATGCGCTGCACGGAGGCGTCGCGGTCCAGGCGGATGTCGAGCGCCATCTCGCGGCCATCGTGATCGGTGGCCTTCGCGACGATTGCCGCGCGATGGATGGCGAAGCCGGGCGCCTCGACGCTCATGTTGTACTTCTGGCCGGGGCTCAGCACCATGATGTAGCGGCCGGTGCTTTCGTTGGTGTTGTACACGCCGACCACCTCGTCACCGAACTCATCGGTGAGCAGGATACGGGCCTTCACGGGCTCATCGCCCGCATCGGCCACCACGCCACGGGCCACCATGTAATCGAGCTGGCTGCCGGGGAAGCTCACCTGATAGATGTCCTGCATGCCCATGCCGCCGGGCCGCTCACTGCTGAAATAGCCGGTGTAGCCGTCCTCGCTCAAGCAGAAGTAGATGTCATCATTCACCGTGTTCAGCGGGTAGCCCATGTTCTCGGGCAGGCTCCAGCCGTTCATGTCGGCATCAGTGAGCGTGGCTTTGAAGATGTCGTAACCGCCCATGGTGCGATGGCCCTTGCTGCTGAAGAAGAGCGTGATGCCATCGCTGTGCATGAAGGGGGCGTCTTCATCGTAAGGCGTGTTGATCTTGGGCCCGAGGTTCAGCGGCAGGCTCCATTCACCATTCGGCAGCCTGCGGATGCGATACAGGTCGCGGCCACCGAAGCCGCCGGGGCGATCGCTGGTGAAATAGATCTCATCGCCCCCGGGCGCTATGCTGGCGCTTGGCTCGTGGTGCTTGCTGTTGATCTGAGCGGTCATCAGTTGAGGCTGCTGCCATTTGCCAGCGTGCAAGCGCGTTTCAAAGAGGTCGCCGGCTACCAGGTCCTCGCTGGTGTGGTACACGATCATGCTCGAACCATCAGGATTGAGGCCCACGGTTGCATCGTGCGTGTTGGTGTTCAGCGGGCCGCCTACGTTCAAGGCATTGGTCCACAACTCGTCGATGCGCTTGGCCACATAGATGTCCTCCAGCCATTGGCCTGTGGGGTCCTTCAGGTTGCCGCTGGTGCCTTCGCGTCGGCTGGTGAAGTACATCGTGTTGCCATCGGCCGTGATCAGTGGGCAGTAGTCGTGCTGCGGCGAATTGATCAGCGCGCCCAGGTTGCGGATCTCCACTTCGATGGGCTGCCTCACCAGGTCCTTAGCGGTGTTGGCCATGGCGACAAGGCG
Coding sequences within it:
- a CDS encoding PorP/SprF family type IX secretion system membrane protein produces the protein MAAFALTAQDAQFSQFYALPTFVSPAFAGTGTQTRMGVAVRDQWPAFPGAFISSNFALDHYMPGVNSGVGLLVSHDKAGSGALRYSSITGQYAYEIELKRKVFLRPALQIGWANHAVDYSKLVFSDQLARGGDVGTYEYLAGRSVNYADFGGGLLYFTPKYWLGTSFHHLNRPNQSLLGNEARMPIKFSMHGGWRTTFRTPIIKQHPQNLVLAFNYRSQEKYDQLDLGGYFERSPFYAGLWYRGIPLVKRYAQGFANRDALAFLGGVIINDLRIGYSYDLTVSRLAGQSGGAHEITLGYEMASRSKKRSMSKRRVVPCAKF
- a CDS encoding PD40 domain-containing protein, which gives rise to MERKLSTALLLMAATGLFAQNGYRRPHNQMLDQAKLHLAAEDYTEAARIYKKLLPVDTAFVEVYYEYGVCLANLPGQRDKAVPHLERAVRGGHTEAHYELAKQRHRQQRFDEAADLLLRYKQLNYRAVKDAEVDRLVAMANTAKDLVRQPIEVEIRNLGALINSPQHDYCPLITADGNTMYFTSRREGTSGNLKDPTGQWLEDIYVAKRIDELWTNALNVGGPLNTNTHDATVGLNPDGSSMIVYHTSEDLVAGDLFETRLHAGKWQQPQLMTAQINSKHHEPSASIAPGGDEIYFTSDRPGGFGGRDLYRIRRLPNGEWSLPLNLGPKINTPYDEDAPFMHSDGITLFFSSKGHRTMGGYDIFKATLTDADMNGWSLPENMGYPLNTVNDDIYFCLSEDGYTGYFSSERPGGMGMQDIYQVSFPGSQLDYMVARGVVADAGDEPVKARILLTDEFGDEVVGVYNTNESTGRYIMVLSPGQKYNMSVEAPGFAIHRAAIVAKATDHDGREMALDIRLDRDASVQRMK